Below is a genomic region from Henckelia pumila isolate YLH828 chromosome 3, ASM3356847v2, whole genome shotgun sequence.
AATGAGCCCAGTACTGCGCCGCAAGCCGATCGATGGTACAATCTGACCCTGGGCTCCTCCTTGAAGGATCCTCATCACTCCTCAAAGTTCTGCACTCTTCGCTGTATGTGTTTACTGGCTGGATTCAACCATATATATTGATGATGTGTTATCCCTTTATTCAAGTTTCTTCTTTTAATTTACATTGTTCTTTTGCTGAGATGTTTGATTGTGGTTGGGAGAAAATTATTCCCTGTTGGTTCTGCTTTTGTATTGAGGTTCCTTGCTGAATACTGAGTTCTCTcttttcttgcaaaatattatatatatatatatatatatatatatatacagatgAATTCAAGCCAGCTTCAATTGATAAGAACCAGCGTGGCACGTTGCATAAGAGCAAGGATAATAAGGTTACTGTTGAGTTTCAAAACAATCAACCTGGGAAACCCAAGGTGACATTTGAGGGTATAAGCGAGGATTACAAGGAAAACGATGCCGTTCTTTTCTTTGATGGTGAATCCTTCAGATTAGAGCGGTTGCACAGGGCTGTTAAGCGTTTGAGGCATAACCGGATGCAGGGTGAGTCCACGGCCGCTGTAGCTGCATCAGCTGGACTTTCTGATGCAAGTTCACCACCTGTTGGGAAAGGGGTGAGGCATCAACCAATGTATAAAGATGCCATTCATGCATTGCCGGTGTGTGCTCTCTCTGGAAGGAACTCTTTTGTTGATTGTTTTATCGTATGAAAACTAGTTCAGTTTGGACCTTTGAAATAGCTGTAGCATACTTTTATCTCACTAGGAAAACTTTACTTTCAATTTCTCATTTGGATGCTTCCTTTAGTATCTATAAAAAGAGGGATTGAAAAGAAGGTTTGTATTTTGGTTCTGAATGATTGCTATTGATGGCTGAAAATGCTTCTTGCTGTTGAACTCGACTGaagctttttattttttatgatactTGTGCAGGTTGAAGTTGAACGAATTGACATTGGGGACTTCAATAAATCAGGCATGTTTTTGTTTACTCCATAATTTGTGAACTGGGTATGGTTGTGGTTCCCGCCTATTATCACTAACCAAAGGGAAAAGCCATATGCTCGGACAGCTCGGTTGATCCCATAGTTGAGGGGCACATAAAAAATATGCTTtatgttaaaattataaaaGTTTCCCTTCTAgaaatc
It encodes:
- the LOC140891496 gene encoding uncharacterized protein, which gives rise to MAGINNSNEPSTAPQADRWYNLTLGSSLKDPHHSSKFCTLRYEFKPASIDKNQRGTLHKSKDNKVTVEFQNNQPGKPKVTFEGISEDYKENDAVLFFDGESFRLERLHRAVKRLRHNRMQGESTAAVAASAGLSDASSPPVGKGVRHQPMYKDAIHALPVEVERIDIGDFNKSDTKPKQEKTVDYPASQTKPPNPSPDHKNEDDLEEQLDIMNDDDDDDDNAASDRGTVDVKEYATGIDINIPIDTDDEIADVDVSDDEADKGPNAAEALRAQVNAEERKSGTSTSGGSSGSESSGSGSGSGSGSGSGSSSSDSESSDGDSVTSI